A section of the Rhizobium sp. ACO-34A genome encodes:
- a CDS encoding integrase, with the protein MVRMENSNKDHPLPSPPPLAGSEAAPVPHLPAAGEGPSPIVLSSHLEQLTERARTYVDAASSANTRRAYASDWKHFAAWCRRQGLALLPPSPQVVGLYITACASGTVERGVKPNSVSTIERRLSSLSWNYAQRGLSLDRRDRHIATVLAGIRNTHAAPPRQKEAILPEDIIAMLETLDRGTLRGLRDRAMLLLGFAGGLRRSEIVGLDLGRDQTEDGKGWIEILDKGMLVTLRGKTGWREVEVGRGSADTTCPIAAIETWVKFARLAKGPLFRRVTGQGKSVGADRLNDQEVARLVKRTAVAAGVRGDLSEAERQQKFAGHSLRAGLASSAEVDERYVQKQLGHASAEMTRRYQRRRDRFRINLTKAAGL; encoded by the coding sequence ATGGTCCGAATGGAAAACTCGAACAAAGACCATCCTCTCCCCTCCCCGCCTCCATTGGCCGGGTCGGAAGCGGCGCCTGTCCCCCACCTGCCTGCCGCCGGCGAAGGACCGTCACCGATTGTTCTGTCATCGCATCTGGAACAGCTGACGGAACGTGCCCGCACCTATGTGGACGCGGCAAGCTCTGCGAACACCCGTCGGGCCTATGCCTCGGACTGGAAGCATTTCGCGGCATGGTGCCGAAGGCAAGGGCTTGCTCTTCTGCCGCCCAGTCCTCAGGTCGTGGGTCTCTACATCACCGCCTGTGCGTCCGGTACGGTCGAACGCGGGGTAAAGCCGAACTCCGTCTCGACGATCGAAAGACGGCTTTCCTCGCTCAGTTGGAACTACGCACAGCGTGGCCTCTCCCTCGACCGCAGGGACCGGCACATCGCCACGGTTCTCGCCGGTATCCGCAATACCCACGCGGCTCCTCCAAGGCAGAAGGAAGCGATCCTCCCCGAGGACATCATTGCCATGCTGGAAACCCTCGACCGCGGCACGCTGAGAGGCTTGCGCGACCGCGCAATGCTGCTGCTCGGTTTTGCAGGCGGCCTGCGCCGTTCCGAAATCGTCGGTCTTGATCTCGGTCGCGACCAGACGGAAGACGGCAAGGGCTGGATCGAAATTCTCGACAAGGGAATGCTCGTCACCCTGCGCGGCAAGACAGGCTGGCGAGAGGTTGAAGTCGGCCGCGGTTCCGCCGACACCACCTGCCCCATTGCGGCAATCGAGACCTGGGTCAAGTTTGCGCGGCTGGCAAAAGGCCCTCTCTTCCGCAGGGTGACCGGACAGGGAAAATCCGTTGGCGCCGATCGCCTCAACGATCAGGAAGTTGCCCGACTGGTGAAGCGAACGGCGGTGGCAGCCGGCGTCCGCGGCGATCTTTCCGAAGCCGAGCGCCAGCAGAAATTTGCCGGCCATTCGCTTCGCGCCGGCCTCGCCTCTTCTGCCGAAGTCGATGAGCGTTATGTGCAGAAACAACTCGGTCATGCTTCTGCGGAAATGACCCGGCGTTATCAGCGTCGGCGCGATCGCTTCCGCATCAACCTCACGAAAGCCGCCGGCCTGTAA